In the Stegostoma tigrinum isolate sSteTig4 chromosome 42, sSteTig4.hap1, whole genome shotgun sequence genome, gggctCGCAGAAAGGCTCCGACCGAGGGAGTCGGTGCAGGGTGTGCATTCCTGCCCCGATCACTGGCAGGCCAGCGGATGGGATCTGTCGGGATCCGTGGTCTCAGAAGGAGCTGCCGAGGTTACCCCTGTCTGGGCAAAACCTGGGCTTTGGGggcagggtggtgagtgcctcATCCAGACGCTTTTCCAAACTCCTGCGGTGGACGGAGGTACGGTGGGCAAGCGAGTGGGCCGAGGGTGACAGGTCAGGGTGCAAGGCCTGAATTACGCTAGCGCCTACCTCCAGCAGGACATGGTGCACTTTCTGCAGGAACTCCTCGTTGCTCTGCAGCTCCTGGGGCAGCTCTTTGGGAAGGTTGTTCCCATGTCCAATCTGAGagaaaggaagggagagagagagtgtgagagagacaacgGATAGCTGCTGGCCGGTTTGAGGCGGCTGTGGCAAACTGGAAAAGGCCTTTGGGCCTCTCAGGCCCATCGGGCACAGCCTGTCACCCTCGCCAGCAGCCTCCTCCCGTCCCTTCCCTTGTTTGCTAGCTTTCAAACCCACTGCAGACCCGGCAGGCGGGAAAAGGCTTACCCTTTGGCTGGGGCAGAGTGGGGAGGTAGGAGCAGTGTGaccaggagaaatgtcttcactcggAGGCCGGGGGACTGAACGCTGCAGAGGTAACGTCACTGAAAATATTCGAGGAAATGCACATTTTTGCGTGGGTGAGTGTGGGAACCCAGCGTCAAGGTAGAGGATCAGCCCTGATcttgttgaatcatagaatccctacagtatagaatcGGCCCATCAATTCTACAccaatcctccgaagagcatcccacccagccacatatcgtatccctgtaaccctgcatttcccatggccaatccaccctaacccgcacatccctggacactatgggacaatttagcacggccaatccaccctaacctgcacatccctgggcactatggggcaatttagcacggccaacccaccctaacctgcacatccctgggcactatgggacaatttagcacggccaatccaccctaacctgcacatccctgggcactatgggacagtttagcacggccaatccaccctaacccgcacatccctgggcactatggggacaatttagcacggccaatccaccctaacccgcacatccctgggcactatggggacaatttagcacggccaatccaccctaacctgcacatccctgggcactacgggacaatttagcacggccaatccaccctaacccgcacatccctgggcactatgggacaatttagcacggccaatccaccctaacctgcacatccctgggcactatgggacaatttagcacggccaatccaccctaacctgcacatccctggacactatgggacaatttagcacggccaatccaccctaacctgcacatccctgggcactatgggacaatttagcacggccaatccaccctaacccgcacatccctgggcactacgggacaatttagcatggccaatccaccctaacccgcacatccctgggcactacgggacaatttagcatggccaatccaccctaacccgcacatccctgggcactacgggacaatttagcacggccaatccaccctaacccgcacatccctgggcactacgggacaatttagcacggccaatccaccctaacctgcacatccctgggcactacgggacaatttagcacggccaatccaccctaacctgcacatccctgggcactacgggacaatttagcacggccaatccaccctaacccgcacatccctgggcactacaggacaatttagcacggctaatccaccctaacccgcacatccctgggcactacgggacaatttagcacggccaatccaccctaacccgcacatccctgggcactgcaggacaatttagcacggctaatccaccctaacctgcacatccctggacactatgggacagtttagcacggccaatccacccgaacccacacatccctggacactatgggacaacttagcacggccagtccaccctaacctgcacatccctgggcactacgggacaatttagcacagccaatccaccctaacctgcacatccctggacactatgggacaatttagcacggccaatccaccctaacccgcacatccctgggcactacaggacaatttagcacggctaatccaccctaacctgcacatccctggacactatgggacagtttagcacggccaatccacccgaacccacacatccctggacactatgggacaacttagcacggccagtccaccctaacctgcacatccctgggcactacgggacaatttagcacagccaatccaccctaacctgcacatccctggacactatgggacaatttagcacggccaacccaccctaacctgtacatctttggactgtgggacgaaatcccacgcagacacggggagaatgtgcaaactccacgcagagagTTGCtcgatgctggaattgaaccctggtgttgtgaggctgtggtgctaaccactgaaccgccccaatggcagaacaggattaagaggactgaatggtctactcctgctcctattttttttaaaaaaacatcctTGTTTCAAGGGgtacaggaatttaaaaaaaggagttgCAGATTTCCTCTCTCGTCAGAAGATCCCAATCACATGCTGGAGTGGCCTGGTTTGGATCTTAAGCGGAGGGACACGGATTCACGTGAATTGGGGAAAAGAACCCAAAAgtgaggagagataatgggaactgcagatgctggagaatccgagataacaaagtgtggagctggatggacacagcaggccaagcagcatctcaggagcacaaaagctgacgtttcgggcctagacccttcatcagagagggggatggggagagggaactgaaataaatagggagagagggggaggcggaccgaatctcatcttctctccatcttcggtccgcctccccctctctccctatttatttcagaaccctctccccagcccacTTTTTGTTACCCAAAAGTGAGGAGGATGTTTTATTGGAGGCAGTGAGTTGTTAcagaatcagagtcatacagaTTCCGAAGTGGCATCTAACGGTTTCTCTAAATGTGCTTCAGCTGAGTGCAGCCCCACAATTTCACACTTCCCTGTAAAACTGGCTGATCAGACTTTGAACACAATTGGTCTTTATTTTATCGAAACAACAATTTAAGACCTCGTTCTAGGTGCCGCAATTCAGGAAAGATGCAGAGGCCCTCAAGAAGGGTGCAGCAACGATCCATGACTGGTTCCAGGACGAGGAATTCCAATGGCACAGGTCAACTGGAGAAGTCAAGGATATGGAATACAGGAGTAGgtaggtcatgttgctgctgtacagggcACTGGTAACACCACCTTTGGGATACAGAGTTCACTCTTGTGCCTCCAGGATGCAATTCACCCCTGCCACATGGGGCACTGAGCTGCAccctccacccacccccacccccctgacagtcaattctggtccccctgctgtaggaagaatactgtgaaacttgacagggcccagaaaagatttacgaggatgttgccggggttggagggtttgagctacggggagaggctgaatacactggggctattttccctggagcgtcagaggctgaggggtgaccttatagaggtttataaaatcatggggagcATTGATTGGgcgaataaccaaggtctttatCCCCTAgtgtagggcagtccaaaactagaagggtataactttaaggtgagagaggaaagtttaaaagggacccaagaggcaacttcttcacgcagagggtggtgtgtgtattggaatgaagtggtggaggctggtacaatgacaacatttaaaaggcatctggatgggtacatgaataggaagggtttaaggggGATATCGGCCAAACggtggcaaatgagactagactaatacaggatatctggtcagcgtggatgtgttggaccaaagggcttgtttctgcaCTATGCAGCTCTATGATTCTCCTTGACCGAGAAGAGAGTCGAACAAGGGGTTTTGGCACAGCAGGGAGAGGGAAAAGGGCTTCCCGCTCATGGGACTGAGAAGGAGAGTGGAAATCCTGTATGTAAACAGTTGCCGGTCACGGTCAGCATGCACAGAGGGCGAGCGCGTGGAACACCGTGCCGGGTAAATTGCCTGTCAGAGATGGGCCACCCGAAGGATGACTATGGAGCTCAATGAGAAATACTTTACACTCTCTGCAGCATCGACCAGCGCGGCCCACTCCATCTTTGGAATCATTCGGGAGATAAATTCCTGGTTGAAGTCCACCGTGTTAATTTTCACTTCTGTGGCCTTGAGGGGAAAGGACCAGCAAAAACCACAAAATTACAATCTGGTTTCCAGCAATAGAGACCCCCTCAAGAGCAAGAGGCTGTAACTCACTCCCCCACTTCCATCCGTTGACACCGCACTCCTGAGAGGGGCCTGATGCAGCCCACTCAACCATTTCTAATCCTTGCATAGTGACTTTAAGGCAGGAAGATATAATCTCCAGAGGACTTCACCAGGACGACTATCGAACTGAAGTTAACTCCAGCCACAGGGTGGAGGACACCAAGTCCCTCCCTCTCACCCAGCATGAGGTCACTTTCCCGGCCACAGGGGGCGCAGGAACACGCACACTGCCCTGCGTGTAATTCGGCCTCCCGGTCACAGGGGGCGCATGGACTCTCACACTGCCCTGCGTGTAATTCAGCCTCCCGGCCACAGGGGGTGCAGGAACATTCACACTGCCCCACGTGTAATTCAGCCTCCCGGCCACAGGGGGCGCagggggacagacagacacacactctgccccATGTGTAATTCAGCCTCCCAGCCACAGGGGGGCGCATGGACTCTCACACTGCCCCGCGTGTAATTCAGCCTCCCGGCCACAGGGGGCGCATGGACTCTCACACTGCCCCGTGTGTAATTCGGCCTCCCGGCCACAGGGGGCGCATGGACACACACTGCCCCGTGTGTAATTCAGCCTCCCGGCCACAGGGGGCGCATGGACACTCACACTGCCCCGTGTGTAATTCGGCCTCCCGGCCACAGGGGGACGGAccgacggacacacacacacacactctgccccgtGTGTAATTCAGCCTCCCGGCCACAGGGGGCGCATGGACTCTCACACTGCCCCGCGTGTAATTCGGCCTCCCGGCCACAGGGGGCGCAGGGGGACGGacggacacggacacacacacacacacacactctgccccgcGTGTAATTCAGCCTCCCGGCCACAGGGGGTGCAGGAACATTCACACTGCCCCACGTGTAATTCAGCCTCCCGGCCACAGGGGGGCGCAGGGGGACGGACGGACGCACACTCTCTGCCCCGTGTGTAATTCAGCCTCCCGGCCACAGGGGGGCGCATGGACTCTCACACTGCCCCGCGTGTAATTCGGCCTCCCGGCCACAGGGGGCGCAGGgggacggacagagagagagacagagacacacacacactctgccccgtGTGTAATTCAGCCTCCCGGCCACAGGAGGCGCTAGGCTGTTCCCCCTCGGGCAGACGATGTCGGTTACTATGGCATCCGGCTGTAGACGCTGCCGGCCTCAGGCTCAGGCTCAGGCTCAGGCTCAGCCCGGCCGCCCTCCCCCTGGTCCAGGCCCTCTCCCGACACCGGGAGGCCCTCACTCACCCTCAGCAGCAGCGGGAAGCCGCGGGTCACCCCGCGCACATGCGAGCTCAGCAAGTTGTGGGTCAGGAGCTTCATGGCGGCTCCTTGCCGGAAGTGGTCCTTCACACGAACTCTTCCCCCCGCAGCTCATCGCCCCACAATAAAGGTCCCCGCGCCTCACCCTGGGGACAAGCGCAGAGCACCAGTTaaaacctccccccccccatcctttTGTATGATTGATCACCAAACCATTCTTAAAAGgttttaaaaatgactttaaaAACACTTTTGAACCATTTGGTCCTGTTATAGCCTCCATAGAATtcaggaagcaggccatttggcccattgagttcatacCAACCCCCTGAAAGACATCCTCCCCAGagtccttccccccccacccccccagtctatccctgtaaccctgcatttctctcagctaatccaccgagcctgtcCATCCCTGGTCAATTTAACACGGCCagtccatcctaacctgcacgtatttgaactgtgagaggaaactggagcacccggagagaatccacacagacatggggagaatgtacaaaccgtccgtccacacagacagtcgcccgagggtgggatcgaacccgtgtccctggcgctgtgaggctgcagcgctaaccgctgagccaccgcgccGCCCCTAGCCTGCCCATTGGCAGTTTGTGATTTGCTGGCATGCagcaaatgggctgaatggtataATTTACATTGTTAAATTGTTTGGTTTTGTGGAATCTGTCTGTTGTTGTCAAAAGCTTCTTTAGTTGTTGTAATGTTTTTCCATCAAAAAATTACCAGCCACTTAGAAGGGGAATATTTCAACTTGCTGATACTTAGTACTGTTTGAGCCAGAACTGGAATGTTGCCTGAAATAACTTCACGGAGGCTTCTCTTCagcaagtcactctttatttacacgtgcatagaAGTTaacactgagccagctctcagagtgaacagagcctctgacattcctgtatatttgtcagccagggctccctgattggaacacccccaatcagggaactcctatgaggaagggtctaggcccgaaacatcagccttcctgcttctctgatgctgctttgccagctctatgccttgtgatctcagattctccagcatctgcagttcctactatctcagacataacgtctcaccaacatcttcattttggtcACCCTGTGGAGTTCAGCGCCATTTACTTGGGGACAGACACTCTTGCTGCTCATAATAAAATGCCGTCCTCTATTGTGATCTAGCCTTGCCacgtccagaaaggtttcaattccgGTTGAGGCGGCCCTTCTGTttccccccaccaacaccactAGATGTTTTAGTGTGCCAGGGtcagatcatagaacatagaacatagaacagtacagcacagaacaggcccttcagcccacaatgttgtgccgaccattgatcctcatgtatgcaccctcaaatttctgtgaccatatacatgtccagcagtctcttaaatgaccccaatgaccttgcttccacaactgctgctggcaacgcattccatgctctcacaactctctgcgtaaagaacctgcctctgacatcccctctatatgttcctccaaccagcttaaaactatgacccctcgtgctagccatttctgccctgggaaatagtctctggctatcaactctatccttTTGTATCCACAGTCTGATAGTGTCAGCAGTGACCGGGAATGTGTCTGGAAGGTTTAAAATCAGAATGGACTCTGCGAGGGGAGACACCACCAGCAGTGTATCTGtcagtgggaggtggctcaaggcaGCTGTatttgccagagataatgggaactgcagatgctggagaatccgacataacaaagtgtggagctggatgaacaaagcaggccaagctggatctcaggagcacaaaagctgaggtttcagtcCTAGACTCTTacctctatgatgaagggtctagacccgaaatgtcagtttttgtgctcctaagatgctgcttggcctgctgtgttcatccagctccacactttgttagctatatttgctacttggcttcccagatggtcTTCCAAGTTGTGAATAAATGGACTTAGAAtgagagcccaccactgaatttgacctgaagcttTGGGTTGCATAGTCTTGTCTCCTGTGAGTACCCTAGCAGGAGTTTATGGTCTGTTACTGTTACACATTTACATCTGTAAGggtattgatggaactttctcacaccgtAGAAGacctccaaaccttccttctctatctgggtgcatTTGGACTCTACATCAGCCTACGTCCAGGAAGTGTACACTATTAGGTAATCCTTTCCATTGGGCCATTTGTTAGCCCACACTACCGTACAGTTAGGCATtgcagatctcacttgggatcatagcaTACCTTAGACGATGagagctgcttcttcacttctctAAAAGGCTGCGTCTTGGCGATGAGGCCATTTCCGAGCCTTGACCCTTTTAAAATAGCAGATGTAAGGatgccaggttatgtatgaactttctgtagaATTCACCtgtccaaggaaagacctaagccctggtacagacatgggagccaggacacctttgatcgccctcactttatcttccaacaggtgtaacccagTTTTGTTGATTCTGTAGCTCGAGTAGATCACTT is a window encoding:
- the trmt112 gene encoding multifunctional methyltransferase subunit TRM112-like protein, whose product is MKLLTHNLLSSHVRGVTRGFPLLLRATEVKINTVDFNQEFISRMIPKMEWAALVDAAESIGHGNNLPKELPQELQSNEEFLQKVHHVLLEVEVMEGVLKCPESGREFPISKGIPNMLLNEDEV